TGTTGATTActggcttcttcctcctgtttGTTGCCTGTATTGCCTACATGCACACTGACATGTCAATTTCTAAGAACTCTCCTTCTTATCTGGCAAAGCTGCAATGGGACGAGGTATGATTATTTTAGACCTCAAACccctctattttttttgttattgtgGGCTCATGAGTAACTTCTTTCTCTAGTCAAATTTTTTTCCAATAATAAGTCGGAAGGTTTGTTGGAGCAATGCAGTAACTAGGAAGTCTGCAATATAGTCTAGTTACACTGACACGATGTTTATTATGGTGACATTGTTATTTGGAAGGCCATCAAGCAATGTTGAGCTAAGAATTGTTTAGAGAAATGCCAAACTAGTTTTTTAGATTACCTTTATGCTTCCATTAAAGCTGGGGTTTGGGCCCTTTGGTCTACAAATGAGAACTTACAACGAAGGAGGCTTGGTAGTGAAGAGCTCAGGTAGCTGGTAGGGCAATGCCTGTTTCATAAGTTGACTTGGATTTTAACATCAGGTAGTTTTGATATAGAAAAAAACATCAAGTTGGTAAACCATGATAAATCTTGAATAATTCCTTGGTTTTTGTCGCATTGCCATTGGTTTAAGATGGAACAACATAGATTACAGAAAGTTTATGATTTTGAATGATTCGTTTTCCTTGTAATAAAAGCATTGATGGTATCCATGCCACGATTTGTAGTTCCATCTTTCTGTTCTGGTCTCATGTATATAATATGCTTTAGTTTTCCGCTGTGCTGGTTTCTTATGACTATTTCATACTTCTGGTACAGGTGCAAGCCACTGTTCAGCAAATCCAGAGCATCTTTGGCCAATGCTTAGCAGTTCACGATAAACTAGAGGTCTCATTGCATGATTTGTCTAGGACCGGAGACACTAAATCTTGCAAAGCAGCTCGTAAAGCTGCCGATGCACAGTTTAAGGAACTAGCGAAAGAGCTGAAGCCACTGTTGATATCTCTACAATCATCAACTCAGTCTTATCAGATATGGCCAAAGGTTTGCTCAACATACTTCTGTTGTTAACTACTGAACACTTTTATGTTGTCATTCCTTTCACATAACAAGTAAAATCGAGAAACATATTGCATCTTGCCCTATCATGCATAACAACAATTGAAATCTAGAAAAACATATCACGTCTTGCCCTATCATGTATGACAAAGGAAATCTAGAAACATATTGCATCTTGCCATATCATGGCATCTGAATCTTAACTGCCTCTTGGCATTTACTTACTACAAACATTCCATTTTGGTTACTGATTGCGTTGTTCTGCAGGTAGAGGACTTGGTTgcaaaggagagagagatgcaGGAGAAGCTCATGGCAAGGCATTCCACTGTGGTTGACAGCTTTGAGAAGAAGCTGCGCGGGCAAGATATAGAGAACAGGATTGCTTCCCAGCAGCAGAAAATTACTGTGCTGAGGCAAGAGGTCGAATCTCTTTTAGAGTACCTTAGTGAGATATGAGGAAGTCCAGTGCCACCTTATATCATTAGTGATTAGACCAAAGATTGTCTTCTTTGGTTTCATAGTTTCTTGAGTTTTATATGTTGAAAGCCTGAATGCTCCGAGATGCTGTTGTTGGTTACCCGTCATCCTAGTTCTTGAGACTGGAAATTAAGAAGGATTGTGTAGGATGATAAGCACTGTAATCATTCTGGAACTGAAagaaattttgaatttgataACAAAAAACATGGGGAACCTTATCGTCTGGGCTTCGTTTGCTTATTGGGGAACAATTCTAGATTGGTGCTGCATTTGCAGTTAGAAACATGGTAATGATTTCTGTGATTACCATTATGGCCGAtgccagaaaaaagaaagagaatcCTCCAAAAGAACGATATTTCCAGACCATCGGAACTAGGACATGTTAACATTGGCCCGACCATGAACCTTTACACTATCATGATTTTTCCAGACCATCGGAAAGAGCAAATTGTTCTGTTTACATGTCTACAACTAGGTCTGTGAATGTGACACGCTGCCAAGATTTGGTTAATAATAGTACTCTACTATTGCTTCGAATAATAGCAAAAGTGTACTAGTTTTATAGTGAATTAAATTCTAGTCATTGCTCGGTGTAGCCATTTCTTCCATCAAAGTTATCAGGAAATATCACAAAAAGGACCAGCAACTCTATAATTTCCTTCCAGAAGGTGCAACTACTTAACCTCCAATTGGGTATAATCCCTTTCATAGCAGTGCCTGTCCTTTAAAGTCATACCACTAATGTTGATTTCAACAAGAATATGCAGAGTATTTTAGGGGATATTCCGAAGTCTGAATCGTTCATAGCACATTACATACGGATAATTCCAAACATGAGGCTTGTCTCCTCTGCTCAAAGTTTCCTCGTGTGCTTAATCTACGGGGATTTCGAAAAGCAACCATACATATACACTCTTTTTAGCCAAAAAAGTGGTGTCCAAGCCAAGCCCATCTCCGAATTCCTTTGCTTGTAGACAGCAGGCAAGGTGATGTCGTCCGTCCGTGCCTGAGATTCATCCAACAATTTTCCAAATGTACGTGGATACGAGTGAAGACAGCACTCGTATGAAGACAGCAGGCAAGGTGATGTCGCAGATCTGAGCGTATCAGGCAGGCCGGTGCGCCCTGGAGCTACTTGTAAGTACTACAGCTAGATTCGCGTACTATCTATCCTCTGCAGCTAGAGCTAGCGATCGAACACTTCGAATGGGTCGATAATTGGTGGTGCTTCGAGTTCGATTGCTTTGCAGCTAAGCCACCAGACTCTCTCTGCGCGTTCATCACCGCATCTCGATCAAAAGCGGCACGGCTCAAGCTAGGTTCACGTTTGGGCCATGCTGCTATGACGTTGCTTGGCCTACGTGGCTACGAGGACGAGTCGACCTGAGGAGGATCTGTCGAGGCTTGCAGACTTTGGAAGCCTCTAGTAGTCCAGTACTCCAGTCCAGTGTAAGAAGCCGTCGGTCTCTCTCAGTCTCAGCACTCATCAGTTCTCATTTCATTCCCCGGTGCCTTACGGCTTCGCATCCCCCACCGGGGAAAGACCTCCGGCAAACTAGGAGGGCAATTCATCAATGGCGTCGTCGGCGCGGCGCCTGCTGCAGACCAACTCGGGCCAGTTCCCCACCGCGGGCGCAGACCCACCAGACAGCACTCTCGCTGCCGACTCCGacgtcgtcttcgtcctcgccgcgctcctctGCGCTCTCGTCTGCTtcctcggcctcgccgccgtcgcccgctgCACCTGCGCGCGCCGCGCCCACAACAACGCCCTgtcctccagctccagccgGGCCGACGCGGCGGTCAAGGGGCTCGAGAAGGAGGCGCTCAGGGCGCTGCCGAAGCTGGCGTACGAGGAcgccgtggccgcggccgtCGCGGCGCGCGGACGGGGTCCCGGCTTGACGGCAGCGGGAGAGGAGGTGAAGATCCTGGCGGAGTGCGCCATCTGCCTCTCGGAGTTCGCGGCGCGAGAGGAGATCCGCGTGCTGCCGCAGTGCGGCCATGGCTTCCACGCCGCTTGCGTCGACGCCTGGCTCCGGAAGCAGCCATCCTGCCCTTCctgccgccgcgtcctcgtcgtcgtcgatgaCGACACGCCGGCCGACATCGACCGGTGCGGCAGGTGCGATGCGGCATCCTCATCTACCTCGTCCACGGCTAACTATTGATTGTTGTCGTGTTTGTTCGGTCGGTCgaaaataaatacaaaattTTGTACCGAGAAAGAGAGGTGTTGAAATGGCTGGCTTTACCGGGAAAATCCTTTCCGATGACATGAATACCGTATCATTAGATCATTTCACCGGTAATTAAAATAATATCAGTATAATAGCACACAAGCAAAATACATGAAGAATGTTTCTAACTAAACTAGTGACATGGTCGTCGAAGAGTAATAAcctccttgttttctttcgaATCTTCTTCCGGCAGAGTTGGACTACCTGATGCTCCAAGCGCATAAAATTCTGCCATCACCTCAATAGGGATACCTTTTGTTTCTGGAACTTTTagacaaacaaacacaacagcTAATACGCACACAACGGCGTAAACCCCGAAGACACCTGCAAGGCCGATGGATTTCAACAATATAGGAAGAGTGTACGTCACAATGATGTCACATATCCAAAATGTTAAGCTGCATAGTGCTAAGCATGTAGCACGAACTTTGTTGGGAAAAATCTCTGAACAGAAAATATTTGGTATTGGACCAAACCCCATGACAAAGATGCAGAAGTAGATACCAACGCTCGTGGTTGAGAGCAAAGCATGTAATTCAGTGCTCAGATTCACAATGTTGACGGTAACCAAGACAACGAGCGACAATAACAAGATCGGTATTGTGCAAATAAGTAGCTGTCTGCATAACATGATGAAACAAAATTAGtcaactattttattttgataacAATAAcaactaaaaaatatatatctaaAAACAAATGACTTGATGGTAAACATATGAACATGAAGAAAATAGAGTTTACCTTCTACCAGTACGGTCCATAAGCCACATAGCAATGCAAATAAAGGGGATCATTAATAAAGTTGTAAGGGCGCTCATAAGAATAGAAACCGAAGAAGAACTAATGCCAATCTTTGATAGAAGAACCCCAACTCCGGCCTGATCAAGTATCTGAGGAGTATAGTAAAGAATGCCATTGATGCCAGCAAACTgcatataaacaaaaaaaaagacattttttatgccGCATATgttaaacaaaataaatgaagATATGTTTTCCTTGGATATTTATCTAACATTACTTATATAAGAAGGATCACCAAAAATAGGAGCCATACAGCATACTATTTAGACACATAGCTACATCAATAATCTTATTTGATATCTAAACAAATAATAACAAATATTTAAAGTTAAGTTTATAATTAACATTTCTCATCTCCAAGATTTTACCTGCTGAAGTACTTGTATTCCAACACCCACAATCAACGCACGTCTTACTCCAGGTTCTAATAGATCCTTCCATTTTGTACTTTTAATAAATTTCTCACGTGGATGAAGGTTAATTTTGTGATCACCAAATCTGTCTTTATGGAAAACAGACTTGTTCACCAAAGCCGTTGCCTGAACAAATTTCCCATCTAGTGGAACATCGAATTCAGAGACCTTATGTAAAGTTGGTAAACCTCCTTCATATAGATATACTCGGTCCATGCTGGCTTCTGATTGCTCATCTGAAGAGTAACCTTCGGGCAATTTCCAAGCCAATTGCCATCCTCCACCAATGTACCCGCTTTTGTGTGATGGAAGCAATTCACTTCTTGCCAAGGATTTTTGACGAACAAGAGGCTCATGTACACTATCATCCGCATCATCTATAATATGTTCTAGTTCATGATCAGATTCTTGCTGATTCTCCTCGTCCCTTTCAATTGGATCTTGTTGTTCCATTTCATTGAATATGTCATGTGCTTCCTAGTTTACATATAAAAAATTAGTTAACTTAAAagaaataataaaacaaattaaggaaaaaatattacaaactttcaagaaaaaagatacatgtaaataaatatccatattgcAAAGATGTATCTACTTGTGGATAAAAGTTCAAAAATAGTAAAATTTAAACCGCGATGTTAACTAAAGAAATTATTAAACAACTAATAAATATGAATTATATTACCTCAAGTAAGCTCCCATGCAAACTCCCAACAATGCTGACAATGGGATCAAAATATGTTGCC
This is a stretch of genomic DNA from Brachypodium distachyon strain Bd21 chromosome 1, Brachypodium_distachyon_v3.0, whole genome shotgun sequence. It encodes these proteins:
- the LOC100832415 gene encoding probable E3 ubiquitin-protein ligase ATL45, with protein sequence MASSARRLLQTNSGQFPTAGADPPDSTLAADSDVVFVLAALLCALVCFLGLAAVARCTCARRAHNNALSSSSSRADAAVKGLEKEALRALPKLAYEDAVAAAVAARGRGPGLTAAGEEVKILAECAICLSEFAAREEIRVLPQCGHGFHAACVDAWLRKQPSCPSCRRVLVVVDDDTPADIDRCGRCDAASSSTSSTANY
- the LOC100832733 gene encoding monosaccharide-sensing protein 2 isoform X2; the encoded protein is MGDLTTPLASSGVLVEDSAATEDKYGGGFFQRARERVRDLASMDGAVLLAFVASIGNMLQGWDNASIAGAMFYIKEEFNLNSTPMIEGCIMAMALFGATIITTLSGLLADKFGRWMMLLTSGILSFVSAVLVIFWSYHVYMLLFARLIQGFSIGLAVIIVPLYICETAPSDIRGKLNTFPQLSGSGGMFLSYCMVFWMSMMPNVNWRIMLGIQLIPSLVYSILIIFYVPETPSWLVSQGRVEEAKKVLQRLRRREDVSSEMANLLEGTRVGHNPSMEEYLISTDEKVIFDTILSNKETKEIIQLYGLPEDLPCVAYPVKGHDQEITVTNSVSRGATYFDPIVSIVGSLHGSLLEEAHDIFNEMEQQDPIERDEENQQESDHELEHIIDDADDSVHEPLVRQKSLARSELLPSHKSGYIGGGWQLAWKLPEGYSSDEQSEASMDRVYLYEGGLPTLHKVSEFDVPLDGKFVQATALVNKSVFHKDRFGDHKINLHPREKFIKSTKWKDLLEPGVRRALIVGVGIQVLQQFAGINGILYYTPQILDQAGVGVLLSKIGISSSSVSILMSALTTLLMIPFICIAMWLMDRTGRRQLLICTIPILLLSLVVLVTVNIVNLSTELHALLSTTSVGIYFCIFVMGFGPIPNIFCSEIFPNKVSSGFTPLCAY
- the LOC100832733 gene encoding monosaccharide-sensing protein 2 isoform X1, which gives rise to MGDLTTPLASSGVLVEDSAATEDKYGGGFFQRARERVRDLASMDGAVLLAFVASIGNMLQGWDNASIAGAMFYIKEEFNLNSTPMIEGCIMAMALFGATIITTLSGLLADKFGRWMMLLTSGILSFVSAVLVIFWSYHVYMLLFARLIQGFSIGLAVIIVPLYICETAPSDIRGKLNTFPQLSGSGGMFLSYCMVFWMSMMPNVNWRIMLGIQLIPSLVYSILIIFYVPETPSWLVSQGRVEEAKKVLQRLRRREDVSSEMANLLEGTRVGHNPSMEEYLISTDEKVIFDTILSNKETKEIIQLYGLPEDLPCVAYPVKGHDQEITVTNSVSRGATYFDPIVSIVGSLHGSLLEEAHDIFNEMEQQDPIERDEENQQESDHELEHIIDDADDSVHEPLVRQKSLARSELLPSHKSGYIGGGWQLAWKLPEGYSSDEQSEASMDRVYLYEGGLPTLHKVSEFDVPLDGKFVQATALVNKSVFHKDRFGDHKINLHPREKFIKSTKWKDLLEPGVRRALIVGVGIQVLQQFAGINGILYYTPQILDQAGVGVLLSKIGISSSSVSILMSALTTLLMIPFICIAMWLMDRTGRRQLLICTIPILLLSLVVLVTVNIVNLSTELHALLSTTSVGIYFCIFVMGFGPIPNIFCSEIFPNKVRATCLALCSLTFWICDIIVTYTLPILLKSIGLAGVFGVYAVVCVLAVVFVCLKVPETKGIPIEVMAEFYALGASGSPTLPEEDSKENKEVITLRRPCH